The window GTGCTGAGCGCACCGAAAGGCAGCGCGGCGAGGTGTGCGAGGGTGCGTGCGAGGGGGCGTGCGAGGGTGCGTGCGAGGGCGTGCGGGCCTGAGCTCATCGCACAGCAACCGTGAGCTTGTGATTCTGGTTGCCTCCGGTCACTGTGATCGCCGAAGCGCTCTCATTGTCCGGCGCGCGCAGGGCCGGGTGCCAAACCGTCAGCCGCGCCGCGCCGCCCGCCATGCCGCTGAGCGTGACATAGCCGTTGTGGTCGGTCTTGGCGGCAAAGGGCGTGTCGGTCACGCGGATATAGCCGCGCATCTGATCGTGGATATTGCACCCCAGCTTGACGCTGCCGGTCACGGTGAAGGTGTGGGTGCGGGTCTGATCGCGGCCGTAAAGCTCGATCTCGAAACGGGCGGGCTTGGAAAAGGAATAGATCGAATGGCGCACATTGTCGAGATTGGGGAAGGCCACCGTGCTGCCTCTCGCGACGATTAGCGTGCCAGGAGAGAATTGCTGGTTTTTCTGCCCCATGCCCATTTTCCAGGGGAAGCGGATCGCGCCCACGGGGGCCTTGCTGGTATGCAGTTCGACCACGGCATCGCGCACCGGCAAACCATTGCCATCGACCACCTGGACCCGCAAGGCAGCGGGCGTGGCGGCGGCGACGGCCACCACCCCGCCAGTCGCGATGCCAAGGATAGCGACAAAGGCGGCAGATGCGGTGCGAGAGGGCAAGTACAAGCGCATGATCTTTCGCTATTTCTAGCCCTGACCTCTTAAGATTCCCTCGCCATGCGGTTTAAGTGAGATTTACTATTTGCAGCTAATTGCTGGAGTAATGATGCAATCGCTCGCCTCCCTGATGGCGCTGACCGCTGCTGCTGCCGCGCCTGAGCCTGCGCCCCACATCGCCTATGCCCCGGTGCTCGATGCGAATGATGTGGCCGGATCGCCTGCAATTCCCCCTGTCCCCCTGCCGCTTGATGCCGCGCCCACGCAGCGCGCTCTCGCTCCGCTCGGCGAGGTGACTGCACTTGGCAATGAAGGCGTGCGGATCGGCAAGGTCGATGTGCTGGCGGGCGGAAAGTTGCTGCTGACCAATGGCGTGACCACGGTCGAGGGCTCATCGGGCGGCGGGCTTGCCCGCTGGGCGACCATCGGCGGGCGACAGATGGCAGGCGGTGTGGGGCTTTCGGCCCATGCCACGGCGATCGAATTGCCCGACTTCGGCTGGCGTTCCTACGGCGTGCTGCTGGGGCTGGGCGACCGGCTGGAGCTGAGCATTGCACGCGCGGATTTCGACACACGCGACGTGGGTGCCTTGCTCGGGATCGGGCAGGGCTACACCTTCAACCTCGACACCTTCGGCGCGAAGTTGCGGGTGGCGGGCGATGTCGTCTATGGCGACACATGGCTGCCGCAGATCGCGATCGGCGCGGAACACAAACGCAGCCGTGACGGCGCTTTGGTGCGCGCCTTGGGTGCGAGCGAGGCGAGCGGGACGGACTACACCCTCAGCGCCACCAAGCTACTGCTGGCGCAAAGCCTGCTGATCAATGGCACCCTGCGCTACACCAAGGCGAATGAACTGGGCCAGCTTGGCTTCGGGTCTGCCAATGCCGGCTACCATGTGCAGTTTGAAGGATCGCTGGGTTACCAGCTGTCGCGCCGCGGGGTGATCGGGGTCGAGTATCGCACGAAGCCGGACAATCTCGGCCTTGGCGATGATGACTGGATGGACCTGTTCGCCACCTACGCGCTGACCGATCAGCTGACCTTGACGGCGGCCTATGTCGATCTGGGGTCGATTGCCACCGTCTCCGATCAGCGCGGCGGGTTCCTGTCCGCGCAGGTCGCATTCTGACACTCGGGAGCTGTGCCACCATGCTGCTGATCACTGCAACTGCCGCCGCGCTGATGCTGCTGCAACAGGCCCCTGCCGAGGGCACCGATTGGGATGCCGAATTCGGGGTCGAAGTGAAGGATCGCGACCCGGTGACAGGCGAGCTGCCGGTCGATCCCTACCCCCAGTCCAACGCCAATGCCGGCGCTGCTCCCTACAACAGCGCGCCGCTGGTCGAGGCTTTCGGTGGGCGCGAGGGAATCCGCCGGATCGCCGAGCGCACGGTCGATCTCAGCGAAGCCGATCCACGCATCGCCGCAATCTTCGAAAGCCATGACATGGTGCGCTTGAAGCGCACGCTCTCCGAACAGTTCTGCTTTCTGCTCGGCGCGGGCTGCGACTATACCGGACGCGACATGCGCGCTGCCCATGCCGAAATGGGTGTGACCAAGGCCGACATGAACGCGCTGGTCGAGAACCTGCAGGTTGCGATGCGTGAGGCAGGCGTGCCCTTTGCCGCGCAGAACCGCCTGCTGGCCAAACTTGCGCCGATGTCAGGCAAGGTGGTGACCCGCTGAGCCTGATTATGACCGCAATGGGGTCGCTTTCAGAACGGCAGGAATTTTCCAGCACGGGGGCAACGCCGCCGTGCTGCTTTCGGGATCGCCCAGCAGCTCCGCTCATGGCCGGTCGTGGGTGGGTTTTCTTCCGATCAGTTATTGCTGTTTAGCAACTCAACCGTTGGTTGCTCCGCAACGACAACTTCAAGGCAGTCCCAATCAGTGGCGACAAAATAGCTGAAGCCCGTATCATCAGAACCATGAACCCATGCTAAGGGGCTTTCGGCTTGCCATGAATGACCGCGAACTCGAAACGTCGTTTCAGCAGGTCGTGACGACGCTTTCGACGCCGTCCATAGCTCTACCAGCCCGCCCTCGTCGAGAACTCTGAACGCTCGCGCATCCACGAAGGTGAACCGAACTCTCCGGTCTTTCTCGCTTGAGAAAAACATCGCCGTGAGAACTCGCTTCTCACTCAAGCTCAGAGAAAGCAGTCGCAAGTCGTCATTCTCGACGTCAGTAGACCATGCGGAAAACTGCACGCCACCTGCGGTCAGGTTGGATTGGCTGAAAAATGAACTCATATCGGCATTCTAACGAACAACCCCGGCGTCCAAAATGGGGTCGTTTCCTGCCTGGCAGCTCTTGGCCGCAAATCGCGCAAAACGGACCCGCTTTCCTACCGGCGCGTGACCTGTCAGCTTCGGCAAATGCGCTGCCCACGCCCATCCTTGCTCCTTCCTGCGACAGCCGCGTCGCGGCAGCTTGTGCGCAAGGAGGTTCTTCCTGTTCTGGACAGTGTCTCATGTGTCTCCAACAGCCGCGAACCTGAACGCGGGCGCGGGGCGGGGCGGGCGGCGCGGGGTTGCATTGCGCTGCAAAACGGCTATGCGCGCGCCTTCGCTGGCCTGCGGGCCGGTGATTCCGTGCGGGAGCCTTTGCGATGCACAAGCAGGGGCGTTCGACCGCTTAACATGAGCCGCGATGGAAACAGCGCGGCAAGAGTGCGACAGGAGTAAGGCCACATGGCCAAGAAAATCGAAGGCTACATCAAGCTGCAGGTGCCCGCGGGCTCTGCCACCCCCTCGCCGCCGATCGGCCCGGCGCTGGGTCAGCGCGGCGTGAACATCATGGAATTCTGCAAGGCGTTCAACGCCTCGACGCAGGAAATGGAAAAGGGCATGCCGATCCCGACGGTGATCACCGTCTATGGCGACCGCTCGTTCACCTTCGTCACCAAGACGGCGCCCGCCAGCTACTACATCAAGAAGGCTGCCAACCTGAAGTCGGGTTCGAAGGAGCCGGGCAAGATTTCGGCCGGCACCATCAAGAGCTCGCAGATTCGCGAAATCGCCGAAGCCAAGATGGCCGACCTGAACGCAAACGACATCGACCAGGCGATGAAGATCATTTCCGGCAGCGCCCGCTCGATGGGCCTCGAAGTGGTGGAGGGCTAAGCACATGACCAAGATCACCAAGAAGGCCAAGGTTCTTTCCAGCCTCGACCGCGAAAAGCTCTACACCTTTGGCGAAGCGCTGAACGTGCTGCGTGAGCACAAGAGCAAGTTCGACGAAACCGTCGAAGTCGCGATGAACCTCGGCGTCGATCCGCGCCACGCCGACCAGATGGTCCGCGGCATGGTGTCGCTGCCCTCGGGCACCGGCAAGGACGTCAAGGTTGCCGTGTTCGCGCGCGGCGAGAACGCCGAAAAGGCGCTGGCTGCGGGCGCTGACAAGGTTGGCGCGGAAGACCTCATGGAAGACATGATGGCCGGCAACCTCGACTATGGCCGCGTGATCGCATCGCCCGACATGATGGGCGTCGTGGGCCGTCTGGGCAAGATCCTCGGTCCCAAGGGCCTGATGCCGAACCCCAAGCTCGGCACCGTGACCCCGAACGTCGCGCAGGCAGTCAAGGACGCCAAGGGCGGCCAGGTCGAATACCGCGTCGAAAAGCAGGGCATCATCCACTCGGGCATCGGCAAGCTGAGCTTCTCGGATGACGCGCTGAAGGCGAACTTCAAGGCGCTGACCGAAGCGGTCGTGAAGTCGAAGCCCGCCGGCGCCAAGGGCAAGTATGTCCGCAAGGTGTCGCTGACCTCGTCGATGGGCCCGGGCCTCAAGGTCGACCTGTCGGAAGTCGAAGGCGCGTAAGATCGCCTTGGCCGCGCGCTTCCCGTCAGCGGGTGCGGCGCGGTGGCAGAGACACGAAAAGGGGCCGGCGCCTGCAAGGGTGCCGGCCCTTTTTTGTGTCCGACTTATGCGGGCATCGGGGCTTGTCTTTGCCGGGCCGCGACCCATGTCAGGCGCTTGCGCGGCCCGTCTCTCCCTTGCCCGGGGCGCAATGATCGAAAAGGTGTTTGCGATGCCCGTATCTTCGGACGGCGTATCCTACTGGGTGTCCCCCAAATGGCTGGTGCTGGCGGCCGTTATCGCGGCCGATGGCTTGCTGGTGAGCTATGACCTGCGGCTCGGCATCGCGGCGCTGGTGCTCAGTTTGGCAGCGGCGCTGGCCTGGGCCTATCTGTCGCTGCGTTATGGTGCCTTGAGCGGGCAGCCCTCGGTGCGTTCGTCGTTGCTGGCGCGCGCCGATCATCAGGCGGCGGTGCGGCGCAAGGCGGCAAACGCGTCAGCGGCGCAGCAAGGCGCGGACCCCGCCGAGCGCGCCTGACCGTGCGGCCAGCGCCTTGGCGCGCGCGGTGCCCGCGTCAAATGCGCCGCGTGCGCCGAGCAATGCGCGGTTGGCGAGCGTCGGGCTGAGCAGGACGAGGCTGGTGCACAGCGCATGGTGCGTTCCGAACAGCGCCTTGTGCGCGCCTTCGCCTTCGGTGAAATCGAACCGGGCAAAGCGCGCTTCGGCAAACAGGCGTTCGAGCGCCTCGATTTGCAACACCGTCCCGACCGACCATTGCGCGAAATCAGGGTCGTAGCCGAGGTGCGCATAGACCAGCGTGCGACCGCTGACCGGCAGCGACAGATAGGCGACCGGCATCCCGCCTGCATGGAGCAGGAAAGCGCGCATCCGGTCATCTTCCGCCGCCTCCAGCATCCCGCGCCGCGCCGCGGCATCACCGGGGAGCCCCGCACCAAGCAGCCGCGCCTGATAGGTGCGCGCCGACAGCGGTAGCGCGGCGGCAAGGAATGCCTCGATCTCGGCAGGCGTCCGGTGCGCGGTGACGTGGTATCCGCCCGGGCGGTCGGCGAGCTTGCGTGCCTTGCGACGCAGGGTCGCGCGCGTCTTTCCCGAAAAGCGCGCCATGTAGCCGGCAAAATCGCCGTCCATCGCGATATAGTGGCGGCGGTAATCCTGCCGTGCGCCCGCCACGAAGCCGGGATAGCACGCAGCAACATCGGCAAGCCGTGCGATGGGAGCGGACAGCACGCGCACACCGTCGGGGCCGGGTGTTGGCGCGCAGGGGAGATCGCGCGCCAGCGCATCGTCGAGCCCGAAGCCCCACGTCGCCAGATCGCGCGGCACGCGCAGCAGGCGGCGCGATCCCAGTGTGAAGTCGATGGCGTGTCGCGGCATTGCGGGTCCGGTCCGGCCTAGATCGCCCCGTAGAGCGCGTTGGACACCAGTTGTTCGGCCATCCGCCGTCCGGTGCGGATCGCGCTTGCCGGCAGCGCGGCCGGGGTTTCGCCGGTCAAGCGCAGCAGCGGCGGGGTGGCGGCAAAGCTGCCGGTCTCGACCTCGCGCATGCGCGCCAGTGCAGCGAGCAGCCCGGCAAAGCGGCGACGCACGATGTGGTTGATCGACCGGGTGCGGCGATTGAGCAGCTCGAACGAATGGCTGACGAGCACCAGATCGCTCCGGCCCGCAGCGCGCACGTGGCGGATCGCGGCGAGCATCTCGGCCAGCGTCAGCGCGGTGATCTGCGCATGGCGCAGCCCGCCGCCCAGCGTGCCGATCGCGCCGATCGGCACTTCGATCACGCCCATGTGTCCGACCGGGTCGCGCACCTCCGGCGACAGAGCGATCCGGCATACACCGCTGCCCGCCAGCGCAGGGCAATGGCTCGAATCGTAGGCGATCCCGTTGGCGGCAAGCGCGCGCAAAGTATCGTCATTGGCGCCGTAATTGCCCGCGCGAAACGCGATCGGTGCAGGCGCCCCTGCCGCCATCAGGGTGCTGCGCGCATAGTCGATGATCGCGCACTGGTCCTCGAAGGTGAAATCGAACAGGTTGCGGCCCGTCGCGCGCGATGCCAGCGGATTGGCATCGCCTGCCAGACCAAGCCATTCGGTGTGGCAATGCAATTGCACTTCCTGCCCCGCGACGAGGATCGGGCCGACGACATCCTCGATCGCGGCGATGCCCCAGACCAGCGCGGGCATCGGGTCGACGAAGAACACGGCCCTTTGTCCGGTCTCGCGCAGCAGATCGAGCTTGTGCGTGATCCCGGCCGGCCCATCGGGCGTGATGCCGGCGATCGAGCAGGCGAAATTCTCGCGCCGGTCATCCGCGCCCGGACCGCTGTAGAGGCCCGATGAATATTCGGTGTCGATCGTGATGAACACACGGGTCATGCCCGCAGCTTAGGCCCGTGCGGGTTAAGATGCGGTGATGATGTATCCTCGCGCGCAGGGCGGCGGCTCAGATCCCGCCCGGCGTGGTCGGATACCCCGCCTCCGCCAGCGCGCGCGCCAGCTCCGCCGCACAGGCAGCAAGGTCATCGGCATCGACCGACCGGATCACGAAATTTGCCCCCACGCGGCCGTCGCGGAAGAAGGGGTAGGAGCCGATCTGGCAGGTATCGAACGCGGCTTCGGTGCGGCGCAGGATATCGGCGACCTCGCTTTCGGGGATCCATCCGCCCAGCGTTTCGGACAGGAGCGGGGCGCCGCCTTCAAGCTGGCCGGTGAGCGCATCGAGCATCCCTGCGGTGATGTGCGGCACGCCCGCCATCAGGAACAGGTTGCCGCGCCGGATACCGGGCGCGCCCGACATGCGGTTGGGGATCAGTTCTGCCCCCTCGGGCACGCGTGCCATGCGCAGCCGCCCTTCGTTCAATCCGCCGCGGGTCTCGTAATAGCGTTCGAGGATCGCGCGCGCTTCGGGGTGGATCACCACCGGCACACCCAGCGCGGCGGCGACTGCATCGACGGTGATGTCGTCATGCGTCGGCCCGATCCCGCCGGTGGTGAAGAGATAATCGTAAGCCTCGCGCAGTGCATTGACCGCATCGACGATCCGCGCCTCGACATCGGGCACCACGCGCACTTCGGCCAGGCGGATGCCCTGCACCTGCAGCCAGCTGGCGACCTGCGCGATGTTCTTGTCGTGCGTGCGGCCGGAGAGGATTTCGTCGCCGATGACGATAAGCCCGGCGGTCCAGATCTTTGCAGGTGCGGTCATGGCGGCAAGGTTAGGCCAAGGCGGGCGCAATCGGAAGCGATTACCGCCCGCCGTCTACGCTTATTCCGCCGCTTCGAGCTGCTCGCCCGCGGCTTGCGCATTGGCGCCCGCGCGGGTGAAGGTCAGGATGCCGTCGGTCAGCGGATCGTTCTTCATCCGCTTGCGATCGAGAACGTATTCCTGATTGAGCCGCCACGGGTAGCTGACCGAATTGCGCGGCATGATGTGCTTGCCGCGCTGGATATAGCCGGACGAGAAATCGAACACGTCGTCCTCGGTGATCGCCGCCTCGGCCGCGGGGGTCAGGACCGGGGTGGCGATGGTGGTGCCGGTCTTGCGCATATGTTCGAGCACGCGGCAGACGTAATCCGAATTGATGTCCGCGCGCAAAGTCCAGCTGGCGTTGAGATATCCGAACACCACCGCCAGATTGGGCAGGTTCGAGAACATGCAGCCCTTGTAATAGAACCGCTGGTTGAACGCGACGGGTTCCCCATCAACGCGCACGTCGATCTTGCCTGCGACCGCGAGTTTGAGGCCCGTTGCCGTCACCACGATATCGGCGGGCAGGAATGTGCCATCGGTCAGGCGCACGCCGCCCTTTTCGAACTTGGCGATATGGCCGGTGACCACATCGGCGCGGCCAGCCTTCATCGCGGTGAACAGATCCTGGTCGGGCACGAGGCACAGCCGCTGTTCCCACGGGTTGTAGGGCGGGGTGAAGCTCGCCTTGTCGTAATCCGGCCCCAGCGCCTGCTCGATCTTCTTGTAAAGCGCGTCCTTCACCTTTTGCGGATTGTCGCGCGCCAGCTTGAAGCTGAAGTCCTGCATCTTGATGTTCTTGAACCGCGTCAGCCGGTAGGCGAGCTTTTCGGGCAGAATCTTGCGCAGGAAGTTGGCGATACCGTCCTTGGCAGGGCGGGTGAACATCCATGTCGGCGTGCGCTGGAGCATCGTGACATGCGCGGCCTCGCGCGCCATAGACGGCACGATCGTCACCGCGGTCGCTCCCGATCCGATCACGACGACATGCTTGTCCCTGTAATCGAGATTTTCGGGCCAGAATTGCGGGTGCAGCACTTGGCCATCGAACTCGCCAAGGTCGAAGCCGGGGTCATAGGCCTCGTCGTAATCGTAATAGCCTGCCCCCAGATAGAGGAAATTGGCGGTGAGATGCGCGGTGGTGCCGTCGGCGCGTTCCATCGCGACGTGCCAGCGCGCGTCATCGTGGCGAAAATCGGCGCGCACGACCTTGTGACCGAAGCGGATATGCTGGCGGATGCCGCGTTCATCGACGATCCGGTTGAGGTAATCGAGGATCGCGGGCGCATCGGCGATGCTCTTTTCATGGCGCCAGGGTTCGAAATCGAAGCCCAGCGTGTGCATGTCGCTATCCGAACGGATGCCGGGGTAGCGGAACAGATCCCATGTGCCGCCCAGATTGTCGCGCCGTTCGACGATGGCATAGGAATGGTGCGGCGCCTTCATCTCCATGTGCGCGGCCATCCCGATGCCGGAAATGCCGGCGCCGACGATCAGGACATCGAAATCAGGCGGTGTTGCGGACATTGTGGGGCTCTCCCTCCCGGTATTTTGCGCGATGTAATCATACCGCTTGCGCAAAAGCGAGTCTTGAATAGCAATCTGCAACTGACTTTGTGGTGACGCGGGCCGTGCCACCGCCTATGCCGCTGGCCATGACCTATCGCACCCGCCTGCTCGCCTGCTGCCTGATCCTCCCGCTTGCCGGGCCCCTGGCCGCGCAGGACGAAGGCATGGACGACGCCGTTGGCGATGCTGCGGTGGAAGAAATCATCGTCACCGGGCGCGGGCTCGACCCGGCGCTGTCGACTGCGGTCTATGCCACCACCACGCTCGAACGCGAGACGATCGTCGCGAGTGCATCGGGGCGGATCGAGGATGTGCTGCGCGGGATTGCGGGGTTTCAGCAGTTCCGCCGGTCGGACAGCCGTTCGTCCAATCCCAGCGCGCAAGGCGTGACGCTGCGCGCGCTGGGCGGCAATGCCACCAGCCGCGCGCTGGTGCTGCTTGACGGGGTGCCGCTCGCCGATCCCTTCTTCGGCTATATCCCGCTCTCGGCGATTGCGCCCGAAACGCTGGGCACGATCCGGGTGACGCGCGGCGGGGGTTCGGGGCCGTTCGGCGCGGGCGCGCTGGCAGGCACGATCGAACTGGAAAGCGCCGAGCCGGGGGCGGTGTCGCCGCTGCTGGCCAGCGCGGCGGTCAACGACCGGGGGGAGACCGAGGCTTCGGGCGTGCTGACGCAGAGCCTGGGACGCGGCTTTGCCATCGCCAGCGGGCGCTGGGACCGCGGGCAGGGGTTCTTCACGACACCCGACAACCAGCGCGTTCCTGCCAGCGCGCGCGCGGCCT is drawn from Erythrobacter neustonensis and contains these coding sequences:
- a CDS encoding methylamine utilization protein: MPSRTASAAFVAILGIATGGVVAVAAATPAALRVQVVDGNGLPVRDAVVELHTSKAPVGAIRFPWKMGMGQKNQQFSPGTLIVARGSTVAFPNLDNVRHSIYSFSKPARFEIELYGRDQTRTHTFTVTGSVKLGCNIHDQMRGYIRVTDTPFAAKTDHNGYVTLSGMAGGAARLTVWHPALRAPDNESASAITVTGGNQNHKLTVAVR
- a CDS encoding DUF3034 family protein; protein product: MQSLASLMALTAAAAAPEPAPHIAYAPVLDANDVAGSPAIPPVPLPLDAAPTQRALAPLGEVTALGNEGVRIGKVDVLAGGKLLLTNGVTTVEGSSGGGLARWATIGGRQMAGGVGLSAHATAIELPDFGWRSYGVLLGLGDRLELSIARADFDTRDVGALLGIGQGYTFNLDTFGAKLRVAGDVVYGDTWLPQIAIGAEHKRSRDGALVRALGASEASGTDYTLSATKLLLAQSLLINGTLRYTKANELGQLGFGSANAGYHVQFEGSLGYQLSRRGVIGVEYRTKPDNLGLGDDDWMDLFATYALTDQLTLTAAYVDLGSIATVSDQRGGFLSAQVAF
- a CDS encoding group I truncated hemoglobin; translation: MLLITATAAALMLLQQAPAEGTDWDAEFGVEVKDRDPVTGELPVDPYPQSNANAGAAPYNSAPLVEAFGGREGIRRIAERTVDLSEADPRIAAIFESHDMVRLKRTLSEQFCFLLGAGCDYTGRDMRAAHAEMGVTKADMNALVENLQVAMREAGVPFAAQNRLLAKLAPMSGKVVTR
- the rplK gene encoding 50S ribosomal protein L11 — protein: MAKKIEGYIKLQVPAGSATPSPPIGPALGQRGVNIMEFCKAFNASTQEMEKGMPIPTVITVYGDRSFTFVTKTAPASYYIKKAANLKSGSKEPGKISAGTIKSSQIREIAEAKMADLNANDIDQAMKIISGSARSMGLEVVEG
- the rplA gene encoding 50S ribosomal protein L1, producing MTKITKKAKVLSSLDREKLYTFGEALNVLREHKSKFDETVEVAMNLGVDPRHADQMVRGMVSLPSGTGKDVKVAVFARGENAEKALAAGADKVGAEDLMEDMMAGNLDYGRVIASPDMMGVVGRLGKILGPKGLMPNPKLGTVTPNVAQAVKDAKGGQVEYRVEKQGIIHSGIGKLSFSDDALKANFKALTEAVVKSKPAGAKGKYVRKVSLTSSMGPGLKVDLSEVEGA
- a CDS encoding GNAT family N-acetyltransferase codes for the protein MPRHAIDFTLGSRRLLRVPRDLATWGFGLDDALARDLPCAPTPGPDGVRVLSAPIARLADVAACYPGFVAGARQDYRRHYIAMDGDFAGYMARFSGKTRATLRRKARKLADRPGGYHVTAHRTPAEIEAFLAAALPLSARTYQARLLGAGLPGDAAARRGMLEAAEDDRMRAFLLHAGGMPVAYLSLPVSGRTLVYAHLGYDPDFAQWSVGTVLQIEALERLFAEARFARFDFTEGEGAHKALFGTHHALCTSLVLLSPTLANRALLGARGAFDAGTARAKALAARSGALGGVRALLRR
- a CDS encoding polysaccharide deacetylase family protein encodes the protein MTRVFITIDTEYSSGLYSGPGADDRRENFACSIAGITPDGPAGITHKLDLLRETGQRAVFFVDPMPALVWGIAAIEDVVGPILVAGQEVQLHCHTEWLGLAGDANPLASRATGRNLFDFTFEDQCAIIDYARSTLMAAGAPAPIAFRAGNYGANDDTLRALAANGIAYDSSHCPALAGSGVCRIALSPEVRDPVGHMGVIEVPIGAIGTLGGGLRHAQITALTLAEMLAAIRHVRAAGRSDLVLVSHSFELLNRRTRSINHIVRRRFAGLLAALARMREVETGSFAATPPLLRLTGETPAALPASAIRTGRRMAEQLVSNALYGAI
- a CDS encoding competence/damage-inducible protein A, whose protein sequence is MTAPAKIWTAGLIVIGDEILSGRTHDKNIAQVASWLQVQGIRLAEVRVVPDVEARIVDAVNALREAYDYLFTTGGIGPTHDDITVDAVAAALGVPVVIHPEARAILERYYETRGGLNEGRLRMARVPEGAELIPNRMSGAPGIRRGNLFLMAGVPHITAGMLDALTGQLEGGAPLLSETLGGWIPESEVADILRRTEAAFDTCQIGSYPFFRDGRVGANFVIRSVDADDLAACAAELARALAEAGYPTTPGGI
- a CDS encoding flavin-containing monooxygenase gives rise to the protein MSATPPDFDVLIVGAGISGIGMAAHMEMKAPHHSYAIVERRDNLGGTWDLFRYPGIRSDSDMHTLGFDFEPWRHEKSIADAPAILDYLNRIVDERGIRQHIRFGHKVVRADFRHDDARWHVAMERADGTTAHLTANFLYLGAGYYDYDEAYDPGFDLGEFDGQVLHPQFWPENLDYRDKHVVVIGSGATAVTIVPSMAREAAHVTMLQRTPTWMFTRPAKDGIANFLRKILPEKLAYRLTRFKNIKMQDFSFKLARDNPQKVKDALYKKIEQALGPDYDKASFTPPYNPWEQRLCLVPDQDLFTAMKAGRADVVTGHIAKFEKGGVRLTDGTFLPADIVVTATGLKLAVAGKIDVRVDGEPVAFNQRFYYKGCMFSNLPNLAVVFGYLNASWTLRADINSDYVCRVLEHMRKTGTTIATPVLTPAAEAAITEDDVFDFSSGYIQRGKHIMPRNSVSYPWRLNQEYVLDRKRMKNDPLTDGILTFTRAGANAQAAGEQLEAAE